From the Mangifera indica cultivar Alphonso chromosome 10, CATAS_Mindica_2.1, whole genome shotgun sequence genome, one window contains:
- the LOC123227516 gene encoding putative disease resistance protein RGA1 isoform X1, which produces MSMDQLQTILRDIIRDKKYLLVLDDVWNENYELWYDLRNLLMECVSGSKIIVTTRSDHIASIMGYVSTYKLKGLSLNQCLSVFVKYAFKEGQEKQHLNLLEIGKEIVKKCRGVPLAVRALGSLLHSSNFEQDWINVRDTEIWKLDQKDNSILHALRISYNHLSPPLKQCFAFCSIFPKDFTFYNINLVKFWMANGLLKAYNENEDLKTIGMQYIKELMLRSFFQDIQDFENGVYSVKIHDLMHDVATLLFQNEGLIVKGSNQITTKTSYRHLLYHLDASKEEAPSFLPNQINSERGNLRSITFFTRVGENITISQSFLELIVSRF; this is translated from the coding sequence atgAGTATGGACCAATTGCAAACAATCCTACGTGAtattataagagataaaaaatatttgttagtcttggatgatgtttggaatgaaaactaTGAGTTGTGGTatgatttaagaaatttactAATGGAGTGTGTTAGTGGAAGTAAAATCATAGTAACTACACGTAGTGATCATATTGCCTCAATTATGGGATATGTATCTACATATAAGTTAAAAGGTCTTTCTCTCAATCAATGTTTGTCAGTATTtgttaaatatgcatttaaagAAGGTCAAGAAAAACAACATCTCAACCTTTTAGAGattggaaaagaaattgtaaaaaaatgtaGAGGTGTTCCATTGGCAGTAAGAGCCTTAGGAAGTCTTCTTCATTCCTCAAATTTTGAACAAGATTGGATAAATGTGAGGGATACTGAGATATGGAAGCTAGATCAAAAGGATAATAGTATTTTACATGCTCTAAGAATAAGTTATAATCATTTGTCGCCTCCTTTGAAACAATGTTTTGCTTTTTGCTCTATATTTCCAAAAGACTTCACATTTTATAACATTAACTTGGTTAAGTTTTGGATGGCCAACGGGCTTCTCAAAGCCtacaatgaaaatgaagatttgaaaaCTATTGGTatgcaatatataaaagaattaatgttgagatctttctttcaagatattcaagattttgaaaatgGTGTCTATTCAGTTAAAATACATGATCTAATGCATGATGTTGCCACATTGTTGTTCCAAAATGAGGGCTTAATAGTGAAAGGGAGTAACCAAATTACTACCAAAACTTCTTATCgacatttattatatcatttggATGCAAGTAAAGAAGAGGCTCCAAGCTTTTTACCTAACCAAATTAATAGTGAAAGGGGTAATTTAAGAAGCATTACGTTTTTTACACGTGTTGGAGAAAATATCACTATTAGCCAatcatttttagaattaattgtCTCAAGATTTTAG